A stretch of Armatimonadota bacterium DNA encodes these proteins:
- a CDS encoding MerR family transcriptional regulator, with protein MKPIDLLKPYRDTNEFTIEELVAVASSLLEKWAPRQPRYKVVAYPDVRTVRFYGAQRLIDPPTKRMGNRVLYTYHHLLQIIVLKVLQAQYIPLRAVRRMIEGKSVKELESLLDSVLNSRHEPIVTGMAEAAGHDMKGSHVSWLNSSPTGDPYAAPVTLDRFPITEWMEVTVIREAARSQNATELNRLAELVKLAMQKAYDPAKERRSPIKQKKAG; from the coding sequence ATGAAACCGATCGACCTGCTGAAACCCTACCGCGACACGAACGAGTTCACGATTGAGGAACTCGTCGCAGTCGCCAGTTCGTTGCTCGAAAAGTGGGCGCCGCGACAACCTCGGTACAAAGTGGTCGCCTACCCAGACGTGCGTACAGTGCGCTTCTATGGGGCCCAGCGCCTTATCGATCCGCCCACCAAACGAATGGGCAACCGCGTGCTGTACACCTACCATCACCTGCTTCAGATCATCGTGCTCAAGGTTCTGCAAGCGCAGTACATTCCTTTGCGCGCCGTGCGACGCATGATCGAAGGCAAATCCGTCAAAGAGCTCGAGTCGTTGCTGGACAGCGTGCTCAACTCGCGGCATGAGCCGATCGTAACCGGCATGGCCGAGGCCGCCGGACATGACATGAAAGGGTCCCACGTATCGTGGCTCAACTCTTCCCCCACGGGCGATCCCTATGCAGCGCCTGTAACGCTTGACCGCTTCCCCATCACCGAATGGATGGAAGTTACCGTCATCCGCGAGGCCGCGCGATCGCAAAACGCGACCGAGCTCAACCGATTGGCCGAACTGGTGAAACTGGCCATGCAAAAGGCCTACGACCCGGCCAAAGAGAGACGGTCGCCCATAAAGCAGAAGAAAGCGGGCTAA
- a CDS encoding PQQ-binding-like beta-propeller repeat protein has protein sequence MRLLMLFIVGSLASALLAQPLVIREWFRTVDGGFNQHDHAYRVVLGSHDRPIIAGERTAAQPGYGTQTTVLGFVPNGQMSWSRFVVRNSGWKGTFANLVADHHGNVLVTGSMGYIREENGGGMITEKLDPSSGTPLWNTHYISPRGINGDALALYSAVAQNDDALMVGFSHQNRDWVDLTALRLDERDGRVKWLSHYAPYYNSATHGRAIGELPNGEVFTANQHSLGVAVEDGLAIWHDGQTGEIRRLYLYDSGCKDGFQTRLATDSQGFAYTSGGGCYEENGRVYYSPMVWKWSPNGDLAWYRGIRFRESGSDGGIASIMLDHDENLLVLRDLEESPGHWVSVLIKLDKRSGQTIWVSYLPNSDYLNMTKDHRGDIYVAGIDFHAPVGYTPQDGQLVKVRNSDGQVLWRESFHHGSVHGGADRFYDVAIDRQGNVYACGSASVTNNLADFLLVKYRQPIRGDVNLDGCVDDQDLALQLEAFGTFDDRYDSNGDGFVDMADVLLLLDHFGQGCE, from the coding sequence ATGCGGCTCTTAATGCTTTTCATTGTTGGTTCCCTCGCGTCGGCGCTTTTGGCGCAACCGCTTGTCATAAGAGAGTGGTTCAGAACGGTCGACGGCGGATTCAATCAGCACGACCACGCCTATCGAGTGGTTCTCGGATCGCACGATCGCCCCATAATCGCTGGAGAAAGAACGGCCGCACAGCCAGGCTACGGCACTCAAACGACCGTTTTAGGCTTCGTGCCCAATGGTCAAATGTCCTGGTCGCGGTTTGTTGTCCGAAACTCAGGTTGGAAGGGGACATTTGCCAATCTAGTTGCCGACCACCATGGCAATGTGCTGGTAACCGGCTCAATGGGATACATACGCGAAGAGAACGGCGGCGGAATGATAACCGAAAAGCTCGATCCATCGAGTGGGACGCCATTGTGGAACACGCACTATATCAGCCCGCGCGGCATAAACGGAGATGCGCTGGCTTTGTATTCAGCTGTTGCTCAGAACGACGACGCTCTTATGGTAGGGTTTTCACATCAGAATCGCGACTGGGTAGACCTGACGGCCCTGCGCCTCGATGAGCGCGACGGTAGAGTCAAGTGGTTGTCGCACTATGCGCCGTACTACAATTCGGCCACGCATGGCCGCGCCATCGGCGAACTGCCTAACGGCGAGGTCTTTACGGCCAACCAACATTCGTTGGGCGTCGCCGTTGAAGACGGCCTTGCTATTTGGCACGACGGTCAGACCGGCGAAATCCGCCGCCTCTACCTCTACGATAGCGGATGCAAGGATGGTTTTCAGACCCGATTGGCAACAGATAGCCAAGGTTTTGCCTACACATCTGGCGGTGGGTGTTACGAAGAAAACGGACGAGTCTACTACTCGCCAATGGTGTGGAAGTGGTCGCCGAACGGCGATCTGGCCTGGTACCGCGGCATCAGATTTCGAGAAAGCGGGTCTGACGGGGGAATAGCTAGCATCATGCTCGATCACGACGAGAATCTGTTGGTGTTGAGAGACCTTGAGGAGAGCCCAGGCCATTGGGTGTCCGTCTTAATCAAGTTGGACAAACGGTCAGGACAGACCATTTGGGTGAGCTATCTGCCGAACAGCGACTACCTAAACATGACGAAGGACCACAGAGGCGACATTTACGTTGCCGGCATAGACTTCCATGCGCCGGTTGGCTACACCCCGCAAGACGGTCAACTAGTTAAAGTTAGAAACTCAGACGGCCAGGTGTTGTGGCGCGAATCGTTCCATCACGGCAGCGTCCATGGCGGCGCCGACCGTTTTTATGACGTCGCAATCGATCGTCAGGGCAACGTCTACGCCTGCGGATCCGCTTCGGTTACTAACAACCTAGCCGATTTTCTGCTGGTCAAGTATCGACAGCCGATCCGGGGCGATGTGAATTTGGACGGATGCGTGGACGACCAGGACCTGGCGCTGCAGCTAGAAGCCTTTGGCACGTTCGACGACCGATACGACTCCAACGGCGACGGCTTTGTCGACATGGCCGACGTGTTGCTCTTGCTCGACCATTTCGGCCAAGGCTGCGAATAG
- a CDS encoding dipeptidase, which translates to MKPISPAEPVTDLRRIPVVECGEPMVNYLEHCPDLVWDKPRFKYTRASYVRKAVADMLNEACRRMPNGVRLAIAEGWRPSYIQRRMHNSVILWLQELHPDWSEQRIKRHANRLAAPLHPKVPPPHSTGGAVDLFLVDEKGESLDMQSPYEMFDRRAFPMDAEGLSDRARRNRAILSDALLAAGLTNYPSEYWHWSYGDQGWAYRNAKPHAIYGPVWPEGFVAVAEDDNDLPLERLEE; encoded by the coding sequence ATGAAGCCTATCTCACCGGCAGAACCGGTAACCGATCTTCGGCGCATCCCTGTTGTCGAATGCGGAGAGCCAATGGTGAACTACCTCGAGCATTGCCCCGATCTGGTTTGGGACAAGCCGCGATTCAAATACACGCGCGCATCTTATGTGCGCAAGGCTGTGGCCGACATGTTGAACGAGGCCTGCCGTCGAATGCCGAACGGCGTACGGTTGGCTATTGCCGAAGGCTGGCGCCCGTCCTACATTCAGCGACGGATGCACAACTCGGTCATCCTTTGGCTGCAGGAGTTGCATCCCGATTGGTCGGAACAGCGCATCAAGCGACATGCTAACCGACTGGCCGCTCCCTTGCATCCCAAGGTGCCACCCCCCCACTCGACAGGCGGCGCGGTCGATCTCTTCTTAGTCGATGAGAAGGGCGAATCGCTCGACATGCAATCGCCTTACGAGATGTTCGACCGACGCGCCTTTCCTATGGATGCCGAGGGCCTGTCCGATCGCGCGCGCCGCAATCGGGCGATCCTGTCCGACGCTTTGCTGGCGGCCGGGCTCACCAACTACCCGAGCGAGTATTGGCACTGGTCGTACGGCGATCAAGGCTGGGCTTATCGCAATGCCAAGCCCCATGCGATCTATGGGCCGGTCTGGCCCGAGGGCTTTGTCGCCGTCGCCGAAGACGACAACGATCTGCCGCTAGAGCGATTGGAGGAGTAG
- a CDS encoding site-2 protease family protein, with product MPWSIRLGTIAGIAIYVHATFLFIIAFVAVQHWQIDGSWASALRGALFILAVFGCVVLHELGHALAAKRYGIRTRNITLLPIGGLAQLERMPEKPMQELVVALAGPAVNVIIAIALGVSILLFDAAQEWSTLEIARGSFLERLLVVNLFLIVFNMLPAFPMDGGRALRAILAMRMAYGRATQIAAQLGQGMALLFGFIGIFFNPFLIFIALFVWIGAGQEASATLTRIALEGEPVQNAMITEFQTISPEDTLDEVVQVMLRGSQQDFPVMFGDSLIGIVTRNDLINALAKGQLNATAGEIVQRDIPSARPDQILTAVLPLLQQHNTVPVILGGRLVGLLTRENVGEYLMVRTALDRRD from the coding sequence CTGCCATGGTCGATCCGATTAGGGACCATTGCTGGCATCGCGATCTACGTCCATGCGACTTTCCTATTCATCATCGCGTTCGTTGCCGTCCAACACTGGCAGATCGATGGCTCATGGGCTTCGGCTCTTCGTGGCGCTCTGTTTATACTGGCCGTCTTTGGATGCGTGGTGCTTCACGAACTAGGCCACGCATTGGCAGCCAAACGCTATGGCATTCGCACGCGCAATATCACGCTGCTGCCCATAGGCGGTCTGGCCCAATTGGAGAGGATGCCGGAAAAGCCGATGCAAGAACTGGTTGTTGCACTGGCAGGGCCCGCGGTCAACGTTATTATCGCCATTGCATTGGGCGTCTCGATTCTGCTCTTCGACGCCGCTCAAGAATGGTCCACGCTAGAGATTGCGAGGGGCTCTTTCCTCGAAAGGCTGTTGGTCGTCAACCTCTTCCTAATCGTCTTCAATATGTTGCCAGCGTTCCCCATGGACGGGGGGCGCGCATTGCGAGCGATTTTGGCCATGCGCATGGCCTACGGGCGTGCCACTCAGATCGCCGCACAACTTGGACAGGGAATGGCGCTTCTGTTCGGCTTTATCGGCATCTTCTTCAATCCGTTTCTCATTTTCATAGCCCTGTTCGTTTGGATAGGAGCGGGACAGGAAGCTTCGGCCACACTCACCCGGATCGCTTTGGAAGGCGAACCGGTTCAGAACGCTATGATCACCGAGTTCCAAACCATTTCGCCAGAAGACACGCTGGACGAAGTCGTGCAAGTCATGCTGCGAGGTTCTCAGCAAGACTTTCCCGTAATGTTTGGCGACTCCCTAATAGGGATCGTTACAAGAAACGACTTGATCAACGCGCTGGCTAAGGGGCAGCTGAACGCGACCGCAGGGGAGATTGTGCAGCGCGACATCCCTTCCGCCCGTCCCGACCAGATCTTGACCGCGGTACTCCCGCTGCTGCAACAGCACAACACCGTGCCTGTGATCCTTGGCGGGCGGCTGGTCGGCCTCCTGACTCGAGAAAACGTCGGCGAGTACCTGATGGTCCGAACCGCCCTGGATAGACGAGACTGA
- a CDS encoding MTAP family purine nucleoside phosphorylase: protein MRAALIGGTGMEKVEGFEAETSGPIVQGRLLGQPVGLLPRHGAGHVVPPHRIDHVKHVALLKEAGCDAVFATAAVGSLREDWPPGALALCSDFIDLMRSVTTLYHDKPVHTDFSEPFSTVLRDALIETANEIAVVLHPEAVYASAPGPRFETPAEIRMMRLLGADVVGMTVGPEAILCREAGLPYAAIAIVTNFGTGLTDQKLAHGEVEAVVAEAQGIVVRLIAGAIAKLSA from the coding sequence ATGAGAGCGGCTTTGATCGGCGGAACGGGGATGGAGAAGGTAGAAGGTTTCGAGGCGGAGACCAGCGGTCCGATAGTGCAGGGTCGATTGCTCGGGCAGCCTGTCGGCCTGTTGCCTCGACACGGCGCCGGCCACGTTGTGCCGCCCCATCGGATCGATCATGTCAAGCATGTTGCTTTGCTGAAAGAGGCGGGGTGCGATGCGGTTTTTGCGACGGCGGCGGTCGGTTCGTTGCGCGAAGATTGGCCGCCCGGCGCGCTGGCGCTCTGTTCTGATTTTATCGATCTTATGCGATCCGTAACCACGCTCTATCACGACAAGCCGGTGCATACCGATTTTTCGGAGCCTTTTTCGACCGTTCTTCGCGATGCGCTTATAGAAACGGCGAACGAGATCGCGGTCGTCCTGCACCCCGAAGCGGTTTATGCGAGCGCTCCGGGGCCGCGATTCGAAACGCCGGCCGAGATTCGGATGATGCGGCTGTTGGGCGCCGATGTGGTCGGCATGACAGTCGGGCCAGAGGCGATCCTGTGCAGAGAGGCGGGACTGCCCTACGCGGCAATCGCGATTGTAACCAACTTTGGCACAGGATTGACCGATCAGAAACTGGCGCACGGCGAGGTAGAGGCCGTTGTCGCCGAAGCCCAAGGTATCGTCGTTCGGTTGATCGCCGGAGCGATCGCCAAGCTTAGCGCCTAA
- a CDS encoding DUF1801 domain-containing protein, producing MATKATSVDQYLAELPEDRKELVLAVRDAILKNLPKGMEETIQYGMIGYVVPHSIYPKGYHCDPKQPLPFAGLALQKNYVSLHLMSLYGHSPTLAWFQKAWADSGKKLDMGKGCVRLKSLDQTPLDVIGQVIGRMTTEEYVAMFERLTSRK from the coding sequence ATGGCCACCAAAGCGACATCGGTCGATCAGTATTTGGCTGAATTGCCTGAAGATCGAAAGGAACTCGTCTTGGCGGTTCGCGATGCGATTCTTAAGAATCTGCCAAAAGGAATGGAGGAGACGATTCAATATGGGATGATCGGGTACGTTGTGCCGCATTCGATCTATCCCAAGGGCTATCATTGCGACCCGAAGCAGCCATTGCCATTTGCTGGATTGGCTTTGCAAAAGAACTATGTTTCGCTCCACTTGATGAGCCTCTATGGCCATTCGCCGACTCTGGCGTGGTTTCAGAAAGCATGGGCCGATTCGGGAAAGAAGTTGGACATGGGTAAAGGCTGCGTTCGCTTAAAGTCTCTCGATCAAACGCCGCTGGACGTGATCGGCCAAGTTATCGGTCGAATGACCACCGAAGAGTATGTCGCGATGTTTGAGAGGTTGACGAGCAGAAAATAG
- the flhA gene encoding flagellar biosynthesis protein FlhA: protein MNADWSDRLARWFKYSDLMIAMAVLAIVVMLILPLPIWLIDTALVVNITVAVIIALISVNITAPLQFSVFPSLLLVTTLFRLGLSVAATKLILGTGQGGHVIETFGKFVVQGDFIVGVVAFLILVVVQFVVITNGAGRVAEVAARFTLDALPGKQMSIDADLSAGMIDETEAKERRKKVQQEADFYGAMDGASKFVKGDAIAAIIMIIINIVGGFAVGYMRGQGDAVTVLQTYTLLTIGEGLVAQVPALLISTATGLMVTRAASDQAMGQDLLSQIGSQPRALLAAGAAVMTMSLVPGFPKLQFIVIGGLIAAIGFFASRGVIQMPGTAPKPEALPEAPPPLSGPEAAMSLLKVDVLELEIGYGLMPLVESGQRGDLLERIAAVRRQLAVELGFVMPTLRVRDNLKLKTYQYQIKLRGEKIAEGEVLPRSLLAMPSGSDAPPLQGSETKDPVFNMTAYWIEPAERDRAERNGYTIVEPSAVIATHITEVVRRSAAELLGRQETQQLLENLKRQNAVVVEELVPGLLSLGEVQKALQGLLEEGVPIRNLVSILESLADCAAKNKDPDALVESARAALARAITHRATGGGPRLDALTLAPQFEAELRQTVQHGPNGVSLLVSPDIAERLFTAMEPELQRMTAAGSPPVLLCSGAVRLPLRRLLSRRFANLSVLAYHEVSADTELRIVGQVEIASDTALAA from the coding sequence ATGAACGCCGATTGGTCGGACAGGCTCGCTCGGTGGTTCAAGTATTCGGATCTGATGATCGCGATGGCGGTTTTGGCCATCGTGGTCATGCTGATACTGCCGCTGCCCATCTGGTTGATCGATACTGCGCTTGTGGTCAACATCACGGTCGCGGTCATTATCGCTCTCATCTCGGTCAACATCACCGCGCCGCTACAGTTCTCGGTCTTTCCGTCGTTGCTGCTCGTAACAACGCTCTTCCGGCTCGGTCTCAGCGTCGCAGCTACCAAGCTCATTCTAGGCACCGGCCAGGGCGGCCATGTCATCGAGACGTTTGGCAAGTTCGTCGTGCAAGGCGATTTCATCGTCGGCGTGGTCGCCTTTCTAATTTTGGTCGTTGTGCAGTTCGTGGTCATTACCAATGGCGCCGGTCGAGTGGCCGAAGTCGCCGCCCGCTTTACTCTGGACGCCTTGCCCGGCAAGCAAATGAGCATCGACGCCGACCTCAGCGCGGGCATGATCGATGAAACCGAAGCCAAGGAACGGCGAAAAAAGGTTCAGCAAGAAGCCGACTTTTACGGCGCGATGGACGGCGCGAGCAAGTTCGTCAAGGGCGACGCGATTGCCGCCATTATCATGATCATTATCAACATCGTCGGTGGCTTCGCCGTCGGATACATGCGGGGCCAAGGCGATGCGGTTACCGTTCTGCAAACCTATACGTTGCTCACCATTGGCGAGGGTCTGGTCGCCCAAGTGCCCGCCCTTCTCATCTCCACTGCAACAGGCTTAATGGTAACCCGAGCCGCATCCGACCAAGCCATGGGGCAAGACCTTCTTAGTCAAATCGGATCGCAACCCCGCGCATTGCTCGCGGCGGGCGCCGCGGTCATGACGATGTCCCTGGTTCCAGGTTTTCCAAAACTCCAGTTCATAGTCATCGGCGGCCTCATCGCGGCGATCGGCTTCTTCGCTTCGAGAGGCGTCATCCAGATGCCGGGAACCGCGCCCAAACCGGAAGCGTTACCCGAGGCTCCGCCGCCGCTATCCGGGCCCGAGGCAGCCATGTCGCTTCTCAAAGTAGATGTGCTAGAGCTAGAGATCGGCTATGGCCTCATGCCGTTGGTCGAGAGCGGACAGCGGGGCGACTTGCTCGAGCGCATCGCCGCGGTCCGACGACAACTGGCCGTCGAACTCGGCTTCGTCATGCCCACCCTTCGCGTACGGGACAACCTGAAGCTTAAAACCTACCAATACCAAATCAAGCTTCGCGGAGAGAAGATAGCCGAAGGCGAAGTCTTGCCGCGCTCTCTGCTTGCCATGCCCAGCGGTTCCGACGCGCCGCCCTTGCAAGGCTCAGAAACCAAAGACCCCGTCTTCAATATGACCGCCTACTGGATCGAGCCGGCCGAACGCGACCGCGCCGAACGCAATGGCTACACGATCGTCGAACCGTCCGCGGTGATCGCGACGCACATCACAGAGGTCGTCCGTCGTTCCGCCGCCGAACTTTTGGGCCGCCAAGAAACCCAACAGTTGCTGGAGAACTTAAAGCGTCAGAACGCAGTCGTCGTGGAAGAGCTTGTGCCCGGGCTGCTCTCGCTCGGCGAGGTTCAGAAAGCGCTCCAGGGGCTGCTCGAGGAAGGCGTGCCGATCCGCAACCTGGTCTCGATCTTAGAATCGCTCGCCGATTGCGCCGCCAAGAACAAAGACCCGGACGCCTTGGTCGAAAGCGCTCGCGCCGCTTTGGCACGGGCCATCACCCATCGAGCGACCGGCGGAGGCCCGCGTCTGGACGCGCTTACCTTGGCGCCACAATTTGAAGCCGAATTGCGCCAGACAGTGCAACATGGGCCAAACGGTGTCTCGTTGCTCGTTTCGCCCGACATTGCCGAACGCCTGTTTACCGCCATGGAGCCCGAGCTTCAGCGCATGACCGCTGCTGGCTCGCCGCCCGTGCTGCTCTGTTCGGGCGCCGTTCGGCTTCCCTTGCGCCGTTTGCTGTCCAGACGATTCGCCAATCTCAGCGTGCTGGCCTATCACGAGGTCTCTGCCGACACCGAACTTCGAATCGTCGGCCAAGTGGAAATCGCCTCTGATACAGCGCTGGCGGCCTAA